A segment of the Hypnocyclicus thermotrophus genome:
AATAAAAATGAAGTCAGGGTATAATGTTTATGATAGTGGAAAAGAACTAAATGTTTTTTTAAAAAATGATAAAGAAGAATTAATTAAAGAAAAAGTTTGGCCGGGATTAGCGGTATTTCCAGATTTTACAAATAAAACTGTAAAAGAATGGTGGGGAAAACAATATATTCCTTTAATTAATTTAGGAATTGATGGATTTTGGAATGATATGAATGAACCGAGTATTTTAAATAGCAAATCTAATACACTTCCTTTAAATACATTGCATACAGATTTTAATAAAAAATCTTTTCATACTAAAATTCATAATGTGTATGGTCAGGAAATGGCAAGAGCTTCTCTAGAAGGATTGAATAGTCATAGACCAAATTACCGAAATTTTATATTAAGTAGAAGCGGTTATGCAGGAATTCAAAAATATGCTGGTGTTTGGACGGGAGATAATAGATCAAATTTTGAACATTTAGCCTTAAGTATTCCAATGCTTTTAAATTTAGGATTATCAGGAGTTCCTATTTCAGGTGCTGATGTCGGTGGTTTTATTACTTCACCATCAAAAGAATTATTTATTCGTTGGATGCAATTAGGAATATTTTATCCTTATTTTAGAAATCATACCGCAGATAATACAAATCCTCAAGAACCGTGGGCCTTTAATGAAGAGACGACTAAAATTATAAAAAAGTATATTAATTTAAGGTATAAATTAATACCATATATTTATGACTATATTTATGAATCATCTAAAAATGGTATCCCATTAATGAGAGCTTTATTTTTAGAATATACCAATGATGAAAAGTTATATACAATAGAAGATGAATTTTTATTTGGTGATTCTTTACTTATAACACCTGTTATAAAAGAAAATACTTTTAAAAGAGAAGTATATTTTCCAAAAGGGAATAACTGGATAAATTTTTATACAAATGAAGTTTATCAAGGAGGGAAAACTTATTTAATTAATGCTCCATTAGATATAATTCCTATTTTTATTAAAGAGAATGCTATTATTCCAATGCAAGATATAGTACAATATATTGATGAAAATGAAAATAATTCGCCTCTTTATATAAATATATATGGTGATGAAGATACAAATCATATTTTGTACTTAGATGACGGAATATCAAAGAATTATTTAAAAGGAGTTTTTACTAATATAGAGATAAAAAAACAAAAAAATAAAATTAGTTTTAATATAAAAAATATTAATTATATACCGAAAAATAAGAACTTATATATTGTTCTAAAAAATAAATCTGTAAAAAATATATTAATTAACAATTCTAAATTAAATGAAATAAAAAATAAACAAGAAAAAGGGATAGGTTTTTATTATAAAAATAAGGATACTATTATAAAGTTAAAATTTTTTATTAAAAATATTGAAATTCAATATTTTTAATAAAAGTATATTATTTAAAAAATAGGCTATATTTTGAATATATTAAAATATAGCCTATTTTTATAAAATCTCTATTCTATTTCTCCCATTTTCTTTTGCAATATAGAGTGCTACATCAGATCTTTTTAGTAAAGTATCCAAGGTATCATTAATTTTAATAGTTGTAATTCCAAAACTACAAGTTTTTTGAATGTTTTTATCAGAAAAAACTTTCTCAGAAATAATTTTTCTTAATTTTTCATAATATAATTTTACATCATAACAATTTTTTTGAGGAGAAATAATTAAAAACTCTTCTCCGCCCCATCTTCCAAAATAATCTTCTTTTTGTTTATTTTCTAAAATAAAAGTACTAATTTCTTTTATTATTTGATCTCCAATATCATGTCCGAAAGTATCATTAACATTTTTAAAAAAATCTATATCAATTAGAGTAATAGAAAAAATACTAGTGTTATCATTTATAAATTTATTATAATTTTCTACTAATATATTTTTTAACTTTCTTCTATTATAGATATTTGTTAAATCATCTTTATGAGAAATACTTTTAAACTTATCCGTTAAAGTAAGTAACTTTTGCTGTTGTATATCATTTATTTTTATTAGTTTTTCAAATTTTCTTAACATTTTTTCATAATTTTTTTTTAATTTGAAATATTCAGAAATTACTTCTTCTTTGTTTATTTCATTATTTTTTTTAAAATAAAGTATCTTTTCTTCAGCTTTTTTTAGTATTTTATTCTCTAAATAAAATTTCATATTCCTCCCTTTAAAAATTAAATTTCAATTATTTCAAAGGGAATTTCTAAATCTTCTTTAAATTCTTCACCTGTTTCTAATATATTTCTATCATTTTTTTTATAGAACCATTTAATAAGTACTTTTCCACCATCTAAATAATAAGATTCTAATAAATCAAAAATATCAAGCATACATTTAGAAGAGCTTGTGTTTAGATAATCAATATATAGTTCTAAAGTAATTTTGTTTTTAACTTCTTCTATATATGCTTCTATCCATTTAAATATCTCATCAAAAAAATAAACAACATTTTCTGGATAAGAATTCCCTTTTAAAATTATCTTACCGGTATTTTTATTACATTTTATATCAAAATTATCTTGTGTCCCTTCAATGTATAAATTTTCCATCCCTAATTAAATTCCCTCCTTATCTATTGTAACTTCTAAAGTGAAAAATGACGTGTTTTTATCAATTTTTTTTATTTCGGCTTTTAGAGAATTTAATGAATTTTTCCTCATATAGATTAAACCTAATCCTGCACTATTTTTATTTAGTCTGGGCTCTTTTAATTTTTTTTTATATAATTTTTTTATTTCAGTAGAATTTAATGAATTTAAATAATTACATTTTTCTATAAGTTCTCTACCAATTTCAGAAGAAACATTATTACCTGAATAAATTTTATAATTTTTTTCTTTTTCAATAGCAATAATAATTCCATTTTTTAAATTATTTTGTTTAAGTGAATGAAGTTGAATATTTTGAGCCATTTCAATAAATATAGAACATACTTTTTTTAAAATAGAATAATTATTTTCTAAATAACAATGTTCATAATTTAAATTTAATTTATTTTTTAAAGACTCAACTAATTCATATAATTTTTTTTGAGTAAAATTCCCCTCAAAAAAAATTAATATATGATTATTTTTTAATATTTTTTCAACTTCAAAAAAATTTAGACACCCCAATGTCATCCCTCTTTTCAAAATTTTTTTGAAATTTTTTTGAAATTTTTAGTTTTTTTTATTATAAAATTATAACATATATTCAGATTTTATGTCAAAAAAAATAACTTTTTTGTTAAATTTTTTTTGAAATATATTATAGTTTATGTTAGAATTAGACAGAATATTTATTATGATATCTATATCACAATTTTAATCTTAATTTAAGGAGGAGTTATTATTAAAATATTAATTGTTTTTTTTATAGTATTCTTAGTGAGTTGCACAAATTTAAAACCTTTTAAAATAAAAAATAATAAAATAATAAAAACAGAATATTATGATGTAAGTAAAAAAAATAGAAAATCTGTGTTAGAATATAAAAATAATATATTAAAAAAAGAAATCAATTATTATAAAAATGGAAATATAAAAGAAATAATAGAATATAAAAATGGATTAAAAAATGGTGTTACCCTATTATATAATGAAAATGGTTCTTTATGTAAAAAAGAAACTTATTTTGAAAATCAACTAAATGGTGAAGTAATAGAGTATTATTCTAATGTTATTCCTAAAAGCATTTATAATTATAAAAATAATGTATTAAATGGTAAATATCGTAAATTTTATATGACTGGTAGTGTTAAAGAAGAAGGTGAGTATAAAAATGGATTAAAAAATGGTGAAGTAAATAAATACAATGAAAATGGAGATATTATTTTATCTGAATACTATAAAAATAATAAAAAAAATGGAATATCTATTGAATATTATCCAAAAAGTTTTGATTTTCCTAATTTAATAAAAAAGAGTGAAGTTATGTATCAAAATGATTTACCTATAGGGAAAAAAATTGTTTATGATATAAATGGGAATATTATCTCTATTATAGACTATTCAAAAGAAATAGCCGAAGAAACTATCTATTATAATTATGAACAAAATAAAATTAAACGAAAAAATTATTTAATTAATAATAAATTAGAAGGAATATCAAAAGTATACTATGATAATCCTCAAAATTCATTAAAAGCTGAATATAACTATAAAAACTCTATGTTAAATGGAGAAATTATCGAATTTTATGAAAATGGTAATATCAGAGAAATCATTAATTATAAAAATAATTTAAAAAATGGTATTGAAACATATTTTTATCCAAATAAAAATAAAAAATATGAAATAACTTATAAAAATGGTCAAGCAAACGGACCTTTTAGATATTATTATGAAGACGGAATTCTTCAATTAGAAGGTTCTTATAAAAATAGAAGGTTTGATGGTAAAATAACTAGTTATTATAAAAATGGTAATATTCAATCTATTGAATTCTATAAGGAAAATAAAAAAATTAATACACATTATTTTTATAATAAAAGCGGTAAGTTAGAATATACTATAGATTACACAAAGGAGAAAAAAAATTAATGATAACAAAAATATTTATAATAGCTACTACTCTACTAGCTGTAATGAATCCGTTTGGAAACGTACCATTATTTGTAAGTATGACAGAAAGTTTATCTAAAAAAATGAGGAATAAATTATTTGATTTAATAGTTTATACTGGTTTTTCTATTGTTATTCTTTTTGGATTAATAGGAGATATTTTACTTAAATATTTTTTTAAAGTGGAAATGATGCAAATAAAAGTTGCGGGGGGACTTATACTTATTATAGTAGCTATTAAAAGTTTGCTTACACCTAAAGAAAAAAAACAAAATAACTCAAGTAAAAATATTCTTGAAAGTGAAGAAGAAATTTTACAGCAAGGTATTATTCCTATGGCATTTCCTATATTAGTAGGGCCTGGTACTATGACGACTATTCTTATTATAAAAAAAGAATCCGGTAGCCTTTATGTAATACTTGCTACAATTATAGCTTTTATTATAATAAAAGTATTACTTACTTATTCTCATTTTATAGAAAAAATATTTGGTAAATTAGTTTTATATATTCTTTCACGTGTAATGCAAATATTTATTATTGCAACAGGTGTAAAAATGTTAGCAACGGGTATATTTGAAATTATAAAATCATTTCAATAGGAGGTTTAAAATGAAAAAGAAAGTAGCTATTCATTTAGCAAATGGTTTTGAAACGATAGAAGCTTTAACACAAGTTGATTTATTAAGAAGAGCAGAAATAGATATAATAACGGTTTCTATTACTCAAGATAAGATTATTGAGAGTAGTCAGGGAATAAAAATAACAGTAGATAAGTTATTAAATGAAGTAAATTATGATGAAATAGATATGATAATATTACCTGGAGGTATGCCGGGAACTACTAATTTAGAAAATAGTGATGATTTAAAAAGAGTTATAATTGATTTTGATCTTGATAATAAATACATTGCAGCTATTTGTGCTGCTCCTATGATACTTGGTAAAATGGGATTTTTAGA
Coding sequences within it:
- a CDS encoding glycoside hydrolase family 31 protein produces the protein MFIKYKFLKIIIFLLVINSIITFSEEFKIIKSKEFLTVWKNVGDVRYVSSKKDFIIIYHYGKIRTKISFIDNNIVHVQISNNNKFSEKSYAVINNNKFKDFIYSKDKDYIYLSTNTLTLKISKKNFNIEIYRGEKLISKDIEIKWNGNRFYNKKLILNNSKYYGFGEKTGDLVKNGFQMKMWNNDSYDYDKNTDPLYMSIPFFIEFNKEYCNGILFDNTYQTYFDIGYTEKDKYYFGALDGELNYYFISGNNPKEVIKSYTNLTGRINLPPKWLFGYHQSRYSYYPQKKVIELAKSFRDKNIPADAIYLDIDYMDRYKSFTIDNNKFPDFKKMIDELHNMGFKVVSIIDPGIKMKSGYNVYDSGKELNVFLKNDKEELIKEKVWPGLAVFPDFTNKTVKEWWGKQYIPLINLGIDGFWNDMNEPSILNSKSNTLPLNTLHTDFNKKSFHTKIHNVYGQEMARASLEGLNSHRPNYRNFILSRSGYAGIQKYAGVWTGDNRSNFEHLALSIPMLLNLGLSGVPISGADVGGFITSPSKELFIRWMQLGIFYPYFRNHTADNTNPQEPWAFNEETTKIIKKYINLRYKLIPYIYDYIYESSKNGIPLMRALFLEYTNDEKLYTIEDEFLFGDSLLITPVIKENTFKREVYFPKGNNWINFYTNEVYQGGKTYLINAPLDIIPIFIKENAIIPMQDIVQYIDENENNSPLYINIYGDEDTNHILYLDDGISKNYLKGVFTNIEIKKQKNKISFNIKNINYIPKNKNLYIVLKNKSVKNILINNSKLNEIKNKQEKGIGFYYKNKDTIIKLKFFIKNIEIQYF
- a CDS encoding DUF1987 domain-containing protein, whose translation is MENLYIEGTQDNFDIKCNKNTGKIILKGNSYPENVVYFFDEIFKWIEAYIEEVKNKITLELYIDYLNTSSSKCMLDIFDLLESYYLDGGKVLIKWFYKKNDRNILETGEEFKEDLEIPFEIIEI
- a CDS encoding SiaB family protein kinase translates to MGCLNFFEVEKILKNNHILIFFEGNFTQKKLYELVESLKNKLNLNYEHCYLENNYSILKKVCSIFIEMAQNIQLHSLKQNNLKNGIIIAIEKEKNYKIYSGNNVSSEIGRELIEKCNYLNSLNSTEIKKLYKKKLKEPRLNKNSAGLGLIYMRKNSLNSLKAEIKKIDKNTSFFTLEVTIDKEGI
- a CDS encoding MarC family protein; protein product: MITKIFIIATTLLAVMNPFGNVPLFVSMTESLSKKMRNKLFDLIVYTGFSIVILFGLIGDILLKYFFKVEMMQIKVAGGLILIIVAIKSLLTPKEKKQNNSSKNILESEEEILQQGIIPMAFPILVGPGTMTTILIIKKESGSLYVILATIIAFIIIKVLLTYSHFIEKIFGKLVLYILSRVMQIFIIATGVKMLATGIFEIIKSFQ
- a CDS encoding DJ-1 family glyoxalase III, which encodes MKKKVAIHLANGFETIEALTQVDLLRRAEIDIITVSITQDKIIESSQGIKITVDKLLNEVNYDEIDMIILPGGMPGTTNLENSDDLKRVIIDFDLDNKYIAAICAAPMILGKMGFLEEKNATCYPGFEKYLLNANYLPNEKVVVADNIITSRGVGTSIDFGLKLIELLINKEKSDEIAKSILKN
- a CDS encoding toxin-antitoxin system YwqK family antitoxin; the protein is MSCTNLKPFKIKNNKIIKTEYYDVSKKNRKSVLEYKNNILKKEINYYKNGNIKEIIEYKNGLKNGVTLLYNENGSLCKKETYFENQLNGEVIEYYSNVIPKSIYNYKNNVLNGKYRKFYMTGSVKEEGEYKNGLKNGEVNKYNENGDIILSEYYKNNKKNGISIEYYPKSFDFPNLIKKSEVMYQNDLPIGKKIVYDINGNIISIIDYSKEIAEETIYYNYEQNKIKRKNYLINNKLEGISKVYYDNPQNSLKAEYNYKNSMLNGEIIEFYENGNIREIINYKNNLKNGIETYFYPNKNKKYEITYKNGQANGPFRYYYEDGILQLEGSYKNRRFDGKITSYYKNGNIQSIEFYKENKKINTHYFYNKSGKLEYTIDYTKEKKN
- a CDS encoding GGDEF domain-containing protein, with the translated sequence MKFYLENKILKKAEEKILYFKKNNEINKEEVISEYFKLKKNYEKMLRKFEKLIKINDIQQQKLLTLTDKFKSISHKDDLTNIYNRRKLKNILVENYNKFINDNTSIFSITLIDIDFFKNVNDTFGHDIGDQIIKEISTFILENKQKEDYFGRWGGEEFLIISPQKNCYDVKLYYEKLRKIISEKVFSDKNIQKTCSFGITTIKINDTLDTLLKRSDVALYIAKENGRNRIEIL